One region of Pseudomonas glycinae genomic DNA includes:
- the algW gene encoding Do family serine endopeptidase AlgW, with protein sequence MLKALRFFGWPLLAGVLIALLIIQRYPQWVGLPSLDVNLQQAPQTTSVQQGPVSYADAVTIAAPSVVNLYTTKVINKPSHPLFEDPQFRRFFGDNSPKQKRMESSLGSGVIMSPEGYILTNNHVTSGADQIVVALKDGRETLARVIGSDPETDLAVLKIDLKNLPAITVGRSDNIRIGDVALAIGNPFGVGQTVTMGIISATGRNQLGLNNYEDFIQTDAAINPGNSGGALVDANGNLTGINTAIFSKSGGSQGIGFAIPVKLAMEVMKSIIEHGQVIRGWLGIEVQPLTQELAESFGLSGRPGIVVAGIFRDGPAQKAGLQLGDVILSIDGEPAGDGRKSMNQVARIKPTDKVTIQVMRNGKEIKLTAEIGLRPPPAPVKEKEE encoded by the coding sequence ATGCTCAAGGCGCTGCGTTTTTTCGGCTGGCCGCTGTTGGCCGGTGTGCTTATCGCTCTGTTGATTATTCAGCGTTACCCGCAGTGGGTCGGGCTTCCGAGCCTCGACGTCAACCTGCAACAGGCCCCGCAGACCACCAGCGTGCAGCAGGGGCCAGTGTCCTACGCGGACGCGGTGACCATCGCTGCGCCGTCGGTGGTCAACCTCTACACCACCAAAGTCATCAACAAGCCGAGCCATCCGCTGTTCGAGGATCCGCAGTTCCGCCGCTTCTTCGGTGACAATTCGCCGAAGCAGAAGCGCATGGAATCAAGCCTCGGCTCCGGCGTGATCATGAGCCCGGAAGGCTACATCCTGACCAACAACCACGTCACCAGCGGCGCTGACCAGATCGTCGTGGCGCTCAAGGACGGTCGCGAAACCCTGGCCCGAGTGATCGGCAGCGATCCGGAAACCGACCTCGCCGTCCTGAAGATCGACCTGAAGAACCTGCCGGCGATCACCGTCGGACGCTCCGACAATATCCGCATTGGCGACGTCGCACTGGCGATCGGCAACCCGTTCGGGGTCGGCCAGACCGTGACCATGGGCATCATCAGCGCCACCGGCCGTAACCAGCTGGGCCTGAACAACTACGAAGATTTCATCCAGACCGACGCGGCGATCAACCCGGGCAACTCCGGTGGTGCGCTGGTCGACGCCAACGGCAACCTGACTGGCATCAACACTGCGATTTTCTCCAAGTCCGGGGGTTCACAAGGGATCGGTTTTGCGATCCCGGTGAAACTGGCGATGGAAGTGATGAAGTCGATCATCGAACACGGCCAGGTGATTCGCGGCTGGCTGGGCATTGAAGTGCAACCGCTGACCCAGGAGCTGGCCGAGTCGTTTGGCCTGTCCGGGCGTCCGGGAATTGTAGTGGCGGGGATTTTCCGCGATGGCCCGGCCCAGAAGGCCGGCCTGCAACTGGGTGACGTGATCCTGAGCATCGACGGCGAACCGGCCGGTGATGGCCGCAAGTCGATGAACCAGGTGGCGCGGATCAAGCCGACCGACAAGGTCACGATTCAGGTGATGCGCAACGGCAAGGAGATCAAGCTCACGGCTGAAATCGGTCTGCGCCCACCGCCGGCGCCGGTGAAGGAAAAAGAAGAGTAA
- a CDS encoding TonB-dependent siderophore receptor translates to MSSRKKASLLGLTLGLLGDPAFADEPQTLELDAISVISDYESPAGPVKGYRATRSSSATKTDTAIRDIPQAISVVPASVLKDLGSTSVERALDFAGGVSKQNNFGGLTLYEYSVRGFTTSEFYQDGFSANRGYPSTPDAANIERIEVLKGPAASLYGRGDPGGTVNIVTKKPQPAAFTTLQTSAGSRDRYRTALDVNTPLDDQGDVLSRINLAVEDNNSFRDHVDSKRVFVAPSLSWQLNPDTSLLVESEFVRHGSTFDRGIVAPNNKWSGVSRSTFLGEPNDGNIDNHNNRLQATLEHHLNDAWKLRLASHYKEGKLWGFASENRPLNADGHTVNRRYRERDTNWHDSITQLELRGLFDLGTWQHELLIGSEYENFRKNERVTTIAGGPYAIDIYNPVYGQPKPNGARSGTDFFEHVESHALNLQDQIVFSEKLRGMIGARFEHFEQTIDDHSRNTTSRQTHDALTQRAGLLYQLTPDTGLFANASTSFKPNNGLDAAGKSFDPEEGVGYEIGIKNELFDERLSSTLAFFHIDKENVLALDPGTDTSRAMGKARSRGFDLQVTGQVTDAVRVIGAFAWIDAEVTKGDAAIPAGSRILGVAKRSGSVLGVYEFQDGRLRGSDIGAAFTYVGDRSGESGSDFELPAYHTVDLLAHYKASDTVTLGLNLNNLFDEKYYERSYSSYWVNPGEPRNFTVSLTFNL, encoded by the coding sequence ATGTCGTCTCGAAAAAAGGCCTCCCTCCTCGGCCTGACCCTTGGCCTGCTGGGCGATCCCGCGTTTGCCGATGAACCGCAAACGCTTGAACTCGACGCCATCAGCGTCATCTCCGATTACGAATCCCCTGCCGGCCCGGTCAAAGGCTATCGCGCTACCCGCTCGTCCAGCGCCACCAAAACCGACACCGCGATCCGCGATATTCCGCAGGCCATCAGCGTGGTGCCCGCCAGCGTGCTCAAGGATTTGGGCAGCACCAGCGTAGAACGCGCGCTGGATTTCGCCGGTGGCGTGTCGAAGCAAAACAACTTCGGCGGCCTGACGCTTTACGAATACAGCGTGCGCGGCTTCACCACCTCTGAGTTTTACCAGGACGGCTTCAGCGCCAACCGTGGTTATCCGAGCACACCGGACGCCGCCAACATCGAGCGCATCGAAGTGCTAAAAGGACCGGCCGCCAGCCTGTATGGCCGAGGTGATCCGGGCGGCACGGTAAACATCGTCACCAAAAAACCGCAGCCAGCGGCCTTCACCACCCTGCAAACCAGCGCCGGCAGTCGGGATCGCTATCGCACCGCGCTGGACGTCAACACGCCGCTGGATGATCAGGGCGATGTGCTGTCGCGAATCAATCTCGCGGTCGAGGACAACAACAGCTTTCGCGACCACGTCGACAGTAAACGTGTATTCGTTGCCCCCTCTCTCAGTTGGCAGTTGAACCCGGACACCAGCCTGCTGGTGGAGAGCGAATTCGTGCGTCATGGCTCGACCTTCGACCGCGGCATCGTTGCACCTAACAATAAATGGAGCGGCGTCTCGCGCTCGACATTCCTGGGTGAGCCGAACGACGGCAACATCGACAACCACAACAACAGACTGCAAGCCACGCTTGAGCACCACCTCAACGATGCCTGGAAACTGCGCCTGGCCAGCCATTACAAGGAGGGCAAACTCTGGGGTTTCGCCTCCGAAAACCGTCCCTTGAATGCCGATGGCCACACCGTCAACCGCCGCTATCGCGAACGCGATACCAACTGGCACGACAGCATCACCCAACTGGAACTGCGCGGTCTGTTCGACCTCGGCACCTGGCAGCACGAACTGCTGATCGGCAGCGAGTACGAGAACTTCCGCAAGAACGAGCGCGTCACCACCATCGCCGGCGGGCCTTACGCCATCGATATCTATAACCCGGTGTACGGCCAGCCCAAACCCAACGGCGCACGCTCCGGTACAGACTTCTTCGAACACGTCGAAAGCCATGCGCTGAACCTGCAGGATCAAATCGTCTTCAGCGAAAAACTGCGCGGGATGATCGGGGCGCGATTCGAGCACTTCGAGCAAACCATCGATGACCACAGCCGCAACACCACCAGCCGCCAGACCCACGACGCGCTCACCCAACGTGCCGGCCTGCTCTATCAACTGACACCGGACACCGGCCTGTTCGCCAACGCCTCGACCTCATTCAAACCGAACAACGGCCTCGATGCGGCTGGCAAATCCTTCGATCCGGAAGAAGGCGTGGGTTACGAAATCGGGATCAAGAACGAGCTGTTCGACGAACGTTTAAGCAGCACCCTCGCCTTCTTCCATATCGACAAGGAAAACGTCCTCGCCCTCGACCCGGGCACCGATACCAGCCGCGCCATGGGCAAGGCCCGCAGCCGGGGTTTCGATCTGCAGGTCACCGGGCAAGTCACCGACGCCGTCAGGGTGATCGGCGCTTTCGCCTGGATCGACGCCGAAGTGACCAAGGGGGATGCCGCGATCCCCGCCGGTAGCCGCATCCTCGGGGTCGCCAAACGCAGCGGCAGCGTGCTGGGTGTCTACGAGTTTCAGGACGGTCGCTTGCGCGGCTCGGATATCGGCGCGGCGTTCACTTACGTCGGTGACCGCTCAGGTGAGTCCGGCAGCGATTTCGAGCTGCCGGCCTATCACACCGTCGACCTGCTGGCCCATTACAAGGCCAGCGACACCGTCACTCTCGGCCTGAACCTGAACAACCTGTTCGACGAAAAGTACTACGAGCGCTCGTACAGCAGCTACTGGGTCAACCCCGGCGAGCCGCGCAATTTCACGGTCAGCCTGACATTCAACCTGTAA
- a CDS encoding DUF4198 domain-containing protein, with protein MHYGKLLLIIAALFASQASAHGLWTEQRRGNIEVVYGHGAEDNAFKPQKVSGAWAFDTSGKMIPVSVQRLADHARLQPLKPPAVMAVALNNGMWSQTADKKWVNEGRSKVPGAIESTETLKYSLAIYQPGAKLPKLNQIKLLILPEVDPLTVGPGKSLPVRVLLDGKPAAGVKLIGDYRSAPNTLSTETDKDGRAQVLVRNEGLNVIAAQVEVPVKDNAEVSSRGLFSSLTFLGEPHHE; from the coding sequence ATGCATTACGGCAAACTCTTATTGATCATCGCTGCGCTGTTCGCTAGCCAAGCATCAGCGCATGGTCTGTGGACCGAACAACGGCGCGGCAATATCGAAGTCGTCTACGGCCACGGTGCCGAGGACAATGCTTTCAAACCGCAGAAGGTCAGCGGGGCGTGGGCCTTTGACACGAGCGGCAAGATGATTCCCGTCAGTGTGCAGCGCCTTGCAGATCACGCCCGCCTGCAACCGCTGAAACCGCCGGCGGTAATGGCCGTGGCCCTGAACAATGGCATGTGGTCGCAAACCGCCGACAAGAAATGGGTCAACGAGGGGCGCAGCAAAGTCCCGGGCGCCATCGAGTCGACCGAGACCCTCAAGTACAGCCTGGCGATTTATCAGCCGGGAGCGAAGCTGCCCAAACTCAATCAGATCAAATTGCTGATCCTGCCAGAGGTCGATCCGCTGACCGTCGGCCCAGGGAAATCATTGCCGGTGCGGGTGTTGCTGGATGGCAAACCGGCAGCGGGCGTGAAGTTGATCGGTGACTACCGCAGCGCGCCGAATACCTTGAGCACTGAAACCGACAAGGACGGCCGCGCTCAGGTGCTGGTGCGTAACGAGGGATTGAATGTGATTGCGGCGCAGGTGGAGGTGCCGGTGAAGGACAATGCAGAGGTGAGCAGTCGGGGGTTATTCAGTTCGTTGACGTTCCTGGGCGAACCGCATCACGAATGA
- the hisC gene encoding histidinol-phosphate transaminase has product MSKFWSPFVKDLVPYVPGEQPKLTRLVKLNTNENPYGPSPKALAAMQTELNDSLRLYPDPNSDLLKNAVAKYYGVQSNQVFLGNGSDEVLAHIFHGLLQHDQPILFPDISYSFYPVYCGLYGITFDAVPLDAQFRINPADYAKPNGGIIFPNPNAPTGCLLALEAVEQILKASPDSVVVVDEAYIDFGGETAISLVDRYPNLLVTQTLSKSRSLAGLRVGLAVGHPDLIEALERIKNSFNSYPIDRMANVGAAAAFEDREYFDKTCALVIESREWVVAQLQAKGFEVLPSAANFIFARHPQHDAAGLAAKLREQGVIVRHFKQERIAQFLRISIGTPEQNQALIDGLGEL; this is encoded by the coding sequence ATGAGTAAATTCTGGAGCCCGTTCGTCAAGGATCTGGTGCCTTACGTGCCGGGCGAGCAGCCGAAGCTGACCCGTCTGGTCAAACTCAACACCAACGAAAACCCCTACGGTCCGTCGCCAAAAGCCCTGGCGGCGATGCAGACCGAACTCAACGACAGCCTGCGTCTGTACCCGGATCCGAACAGCGACCTGCTGAAAAACGCCGTCGCCAAGTACTACGGCGTACAGAGCAATCAGGTGTTCCTCGGCAACGGCTCGGATGAAGTGCTGGCGCACATCTTCCACGGTCTGCTGCAACACGATCAGCCGATCCTGTTCCCGGACATCAGCTACAGCTTCTATCCGGTCTACTGCGGCCTTTATGGCATCACGTTCGATGCAGTGCCGCTGGATGCCCAGTTCCGGATCAACCCGGCTGACTACGCCAAGCCGAACGGCGGGATCATTTTCCCCAACCCGAACGCACCGACCGGTTGCCTGCTGGCGCTGGAAGCGGTCGAGCAGATTCTCAAGGCCAGCCCGGATTCGGTGGTGGTGGTCGACGAGGCCTATATCGACTTCGGCGGAGAAACTGCGATCAGCCTGGTGGACCGTTATCCGAACCTGCTGGTGACCCAGACCCTGTCCAAGTCCCGTTCGCTGGCGGGCCTGCGGGTCGGTCTGGCGGTCGGCCATCCGGACCTGATCGAGGCGCTGGAGCGGATCAAGAACAGCTTCAATTCCTACCCGATCGATCGCATGGCGAATGTCGGTGCGGCGGCGGCGTTCGAGGATCGCGAATACTTCGACAAGACCTGCGCACTGGTCATCGAGAGTCGCGAATGGGTGGTTGCGCAGTTGCAGGCCAAGGGCTTTGAAGTGCTGCCGTCAGCGGCGAACTTCATCTTCGCCCGGCATCCGCAACACGATGCGGCGGGGCTGGCAGCCAAACTGCGTGAACAGGGCGTGATCGTGCGCCACTTCAAGCAGGAGCGGATTGCCCAGTTCCTGCGGATCTCGATCGGCACGCCGGAACAGAATCAGGCGTTGATCGACGGTCTGGGCGAACTCTGA
- the hisD gene encoding histidinol dehydrogenase, producing the protein MTAPTAIRRLNAADPDFAHHLDHLLSWESVSDDSVNQRVLDIIKAVRERGDAALVEFTQKFDGLEVASMADLILPRERLELALTRITVPQREALEKAAARVRSYHEKQKQDSWSYTEADGTVLGQKVTPLDRAGLYVPGGKASYPSSVLMNAIPAKVAGVTEVVMVVPTPRGEVNELVLAAACIAGVDRVFTIGGAQAVAALAYGTESVPQVDKVVGPGNIYVATAKRHVFGQVGIDMIAGPSEILVVCDGQTDPDWIAMDLFSQAEHDEDAQAILVSPDAEFLDKVAASIDKLLPTMDRATIIETSINGRGALIHVRDMAQAIEVANRIAPEHLELSVADPQAWLPQIRHAGAIFMGRHTSEALGDYCAGPNHVLPTSGTARFSSPLGVYDFQKRSSIIFCSEAGASELGKTASILARGESLSAHARSAEYRIKDEVKGN; encoded by the coding sequence ATGACCGCACCGACTGCAATTCGCCGACTCAACGCTGCTGACCCGGATTTCGCGCATCATCTGGATCATCTGCTGAGCTGGGAAAGTGTGTCTGACGACTCGGTCAATCAGCGGGTGCTGGACATCATCAAGGCTGTGCGCGAGCGCGGTGACGCGGCGCTGGTCGAGTTCACCCAGAAATTTGACGGCCTCGAAGTCGCTTCGATGGCGGACCTGATCCTGCCGCGCGAGCGTCTGGAGCTGGCCCTGACCCGCATCACTGTCCCACAACGCGAAGCGCTGGAAAAAGCCGCCGCCCGCGTGCGCAGCTATCACGAAAAACAGAAGCAGGACTCCTGGAGCTACACCGAAGCCGACGGCACCGTGCTGGGTCAGAAGGTCACGCCACTGGATCGCGCCGGTCTGTATGTTCCGGGCGGCAAGGCGTCTTACCCGTCTTCTGTATTGATGAACGCGATTCCGGCCAAGGTCGCCGGCGTGACCGAAGTGGTCATGGTAGTGCCGACTCCACGCGGTGAAGTCAACGAACTGGTGCTGGCAGCGGCGTGCATCGCCGGCGTCGACCGCGTGTTCACCATCGGTGGTGCGCAAGCCGTTGCCGCGTTGGCCTATGGCACCGAAAGCGTGCCGCAGGTAGACAAGGTCGTCGGCCCGGGCAACATCTATGTCGCCACTGCCAAGCGTCACGTGTTCGGTCAGGTCGGCATCGACATGATTGCCGGCCCGTCTGAAATCCTTGTGGTGTGCGATGGCCAGACCGATCCGGACTGGATCGCCATGGACCTGTTCTCCCAGGCCGAGCACGACGAAGATGCCCAGGCGATTCTGGTCAGCCCGGACGCCGAGTTTCTCGACAAGGTCGCCGCCAGCATCGACAAACTGCTGCCGACCATGGATCGCGCGACCATCATCGAAACCTCGATCAACGGCCGTGGTGCCCTGATTCACGTGCGCGACATGGCCCAGGCCATCGAAGTCGCCAACCGCATCGCCCCGGAACACCTTGAACTATCGGTCGCCGACCCGCAGGCCTGGCTGCCGCAGATCCGCCACGCCGGTGCGATCTTCATGGGTCGCCACACCTCCGAGGCGCTGGGCGACTACTGCGCAGGCCCGAACCACGTACTGCCGACCTCCGGCACCGCGCGTTTCTCCTCGCCGCTGGGCGTGTATGACTTCCAGAAACGTTCGTCGATCATCTTCTGCTCCGAGGCCGGTGCTTCGGAGCTTGGCAAGACTGCATCGATCCTGGCCCGTGGCGAATCGCTGAGCGCCCACGCGCGCAGCGCCGAATACCGCATCAAAGACGAAGTGAAGGGGAACTGA
- the hisG gene encoding ATP phosphoribosyltransferase has protein sequence MLTIALSKGRILDDTLPLLAEAGIVPTENPDKSRKLIIPTTQEDVRLLIVRATDVPTYVEHGAADLGVAGKDVLMEYTGQGLYEPLDLQIAQCKLMTAGKVGAVEPKGRLRVATKFVNVAKRYYAEQGRQVDIIKLYGSMELAPLIGLADKIIDVVDTGNTLRANGLEPQELIATISSRLVVNKASMKMQHARIQALIDTLRKAVESRHRG, from the coding sequence ATGTTGACCATCGCACTGTCCAAGGGCCGCATCCTTGACGACACCCTGCCGCTTCTCGCCGAAGCGGGCATCGTGCCGACCGAGAATCCGGACAAGAGCCGCAAGCTGATCATCCCCACGACCCAGGAAGACGTTCGCCTGTTGATCGTGCGGGCCACCGACGTGCCGACCTATGTCGAGCATGGCGCGGCCGACCTCGGCGTTGCCGGTAAAGACGTGCTGATGGAATATACCGGCCAGGGCCTGTACGAACCGCTGGATCTGCAGATTGCCCAGTGCAAGCTGATGACCGCCGGCAAGGTCGGCGCGGTCGAGCCCAAGGGCCGCCTGCGCGTCGCCACCAAATTCGTCAATGTCGCCAAGCGTTACTACGCCGAGCAGGGCCGTCAGGTCGACATCATCAAGCTGTATGGCTCGATGGAGCTGGCACCGCTGATCGGCCTGGCCGACAAGATCATCGACGTGGTCGACACCGGCAACACCCTGCGCGCCAACGGCCTGGAACCCCAGGAACTGATCGCCACGATCAGCTCGCGTCTGGTGGTCAATAAAGCTTCGATGAAAATGCAACACGCCCGAATCCAGGCGTTGATCGACACCCTGCGCAAGGCAGTGGAGTCTCGACACCGCGGCTGA
- the murA gene encoding UDP-N-acetylglucosamine 1-carboxyvinyltransferase codes for MDKLIITGGARLDGEIRISGAKNSALPILAATLLCDGPVTVGNLPHLHDITTMIELFGRMGIEPVIDEKLSVEIDPRTIKTLIAPYELVKTMRASILVLGPMVARFGEAEVALPGGCAIGSRPVDLHIRGLEAMGAVIDVEGGYIKAKAPEGGLRGAHFFFDTVSVTGTENIMMAAALAKGRSVLQNAAREPEVVDLANFLNAMGAKVSGAGTDTITIDGVERLGSTFYKVMPDRIETGTYLVAAAVTGGRVKVKDTDPTILEAVLEKLREAGAEITSGEDWIELNMHGKRPKAVNVRTAPYPAFPTDMQAQFISLNAIAEGTGAVIETIFENRFMHVYELHRMGAKIQVEGNTAIVTGTEILKGAPVMATDLRASASLVISALMAEGDTLIDRIYHIDRGYECIEEKLQMLGARIRRVPG; via the coding sequence ATGGATAAATTGATTATTACCGGTGGCGCTCGTCTTGATGGCGAGATCCGCATCTCCGGGGCGAAGAACTCCGCCCTGCCGATCCTGGCCGCCACCCTGCTGTGCGATGGCCCGGTGACTGTTGGCAACCTGCCGCACCTGCATGACATCACCACCATGATCGAGCTGTTCGGTCGCATGGGCATCGAGCCTGTGATCGACGAGAAGCTCAGCGTCGAAATCGACCCGCGCACCATCAAGACCTTGATCGCCCCGTACGAACTGGTGAAAACCATGCGTGCCTCGATCCTGGTGCTGGGCCCGATGGTTGCGCGTTTCGGTGAAGCCGAAGTCGCTCTGCCTGGTGGTTGCGCCATCGGTTCGCGTCCGGTCGACCTGCACATCCGTGGCCTGGAAGCCATGGGCGCGGTCATCGACGTCGAAGGTGGCTACATCAAGGCCAAGGCCCCTGAAGGTGGTCTGCGCGGTGCGCACTTCTTCTTCGATACCGTCAGCGTGACCGGTACCGAGAACATCATGATGGCTGCCGCTCTGGCCAAGGGCCGCAGCGTGTTGCAGAACGCCGCCCGCGAGCCTGAAGTGGTCGACCTGGCGAACTTCCTCAACGCCATGGGCGCCAAGGTCTCCGGTGCTGGCACCGACACCATCACCATCGACGGCGTCGAGCGTCTGGGTTCGACTTTCTACAAAGTCATGCCTGACCGTATCGAGACCGGCACCTATCTGGTAGCCGCTGCGGTCACCGGTGGCCGTGTGAAGGTCAAGGACACCGATCCGACCATTCTCGAAGCGGTTCTGGAAAAACTGCGTGAAGCCGGCGCCGAAATCACCAGCGGCGAAGACTGGATCGAGCTGAACATGCACGGCAAGCGCCCGAAAGCAGTCAACGTACGCACCGCGCCGTACCCGGCATTCCCGACCGACATGCAGGCGCAATTCATCTCGCTCAACGCCATTGCCGAAGGCACCGGTGCCGTGATCGAGACGATCTTCGAAAACCGTTTCATGCACGTGTACGAACTGCACCGCATGGGCGCCAAGATCCAGGTCGAAGGCAACACTGCCATCGTGACCGGTACTGAAATCCTCAAGGGCGCGCCAGTGATGGCAACCGACCTGCGGGCCTCGGCCAGTCTGGTGATCTCGGCCCTGATGGCCGAAGGCGATACCCTGATCGACCGCATCTACCACATCGACCGTGGTTACGAGTGCATCGAGGAAAAACTGCAGATGCTGGGCGCCAGGATCCGTCGCGTTCCGGGCTAG
- a CDS encoding BolA family protein translates to MQAVEVKSFLEGKLPGTQVEVEGEGCNFQLNVISDELAALSPVKRQQSIYAHLNPWIADGSIHAVTMKFFSSAAWAERT, encoded by the coding sequence ATGCAGGCCGTAGAAGTGAAGAGCTTCCTTGAAGGAAAGCTGCCAGGAACGCAGGTGGAAGTTGAAGGCGAAGGCTGCAACTTCCAGCTGAACGTGATTAGTGATGAACTGGCGGCGTTGAGCCCGGTCAAGCGTCAGCAAAGCATCTATGCCCATTTGAACCCTTGGATTGCCGATGGCAGCATCCACGCGGTCACTATGAAATTTTTCAGCAGCGCGGCCTGGGCCGAGCGCACCTGA
- a CDS encoding STAS domain-containing protein, producing the protein MTESAIRLDEASQLQLSGVLDYRTGPDLREQGRALIKSCNAPALVIDCSAVEKSSSVGLSLLLCFIRDAKAAGKAVSIRGMPEDMREIAQVSELTELLAQP; encoded by the coding sequence ATGACCGAGTCGGCCATTCGTCTGGACGAAGCCAGTCAGCTGCAGCTCAGCGGTGTACTGGATTACCGCACCGGCCCTGACCTGCGGGAGCAGGGCCGGGCGCTGATCAAATCGTGCAATGCCCCGGCATTGGTGATTGATTGCTCGGCGGTGGAGAAGTCCAGCAGTGTCGGTCTGTCGCTGCTGCTGTGCTTCATTCGCGACGCAAAGGCCGCCGGCAAGGCGGTCAGCATTCGCGGGATGCCCGAAGACATGCGCGAAATTGCTCAGGTCAGCGAACTGACCGAGCTGTTGGCGCAACCCTGA
- a CDS encoding MlaC/ttg2D family ABC transporter substrate-binding protein yields MISTLRRGLLVLLATLPLVANAVAAQSAHDLVQDTTNRMLADLSANKEKYKQDPQDFYTALNTIVGPVVDAEGISKSIMTVKYSRKATPAQMKTFEENFKRGLFQFYGNALLEYNNQGITVDAPKDESGDRTSVGMTVKGNNGAIYPVQYTLEKINGEWKLRNVIINGINIGKLFRDQFADAMQRNGNDLDKTINGWAGEVAKAKQSAEQNEKPAQ; encoded by the coding sequence ATGATCTCTACCTTGCGACGTGGCCTGTTGGTGTTGCTTGCGACGCTGCCGCTGGTGGCTAACGCCGTGGCGGCACAGTCGGCGCACGATCTGGTTCAGGACACTACAAACCGGATGCTCGCCGATCTGTCGGCCAATAAAGAGAAGTACAAGCAGGATCCGCAGGATTTCTACACGGCGCTGAACACCATCGTCGGTCCTGTGGTAGATGCCGAAGGCATTTCCAAGAGCATCATGACGGTCAAGTATTCGCGCAAGGCAACTCCGGCGCAGATGAAGACCTTCGAGGAAAACTTCAAGCGCGGCCTGTTCCAGTTCTACGGCAACGCCTTGCTCGAGTACAACAACCAGGGCATCACCGTCGATGCGCCCAAGGATGAATCGGGCGACCGCACCAGCGTCGGCATGACCGTCAAAGGCAACAACGGCGCGATCTATCCTGTGCAGTACACCCTGGAAAAGATCAACGGCGAGTGGAAACTGCGCAACGTGATCATCAACGGCATCAACATCGGCAAGCTGTTCCGTGACCAGTTCGCCGACGCGATGCAGCGCAATGGCAACGACCTGGACAAGACCATCAACGGCTGGGCCGGGGAGGTCGCCAAGGCCAAGCAGTCGGCCGAGCAGAACGAGAAACCTGCCCAATGA
- the mlaD gene encoding outer membrane lipid asymmetry maintenance protein MlaD, whose product MQNRTLEIGVGLFLLAGILALLLLALRVSGLSPTSTTDTYKLYAYFDNIAGLTVRAKVTMAGVTIGKVTAIDLDRDSFTGRVTLQVDKSVDNLPTDSTASILTAGLLGEKYIGISVGGEDTRLKDGGTIHDTQSSLVLEDLIGKFLLNTVSKDAK is encoded by the coding sequence ATGCAAAACCGCACCCTGGAAATCGGTGTCGGCCTGTTCCTGCTGGCAGGGATCCTGGCCTTGTTGCTGCTGGCCCTGCGGGTCAGTGGCCTGTCTCCGACTTCGACCACCGATACCTACAAGCTTTACGCCTATTTCGACAATATCGCCGGCCTGACGGTCAGAGCCAAAGTGACCATGGCGGGTGTGACCATCGGCAAGGTCACCGCGATCGATCTGGATCGCGACAGCTTTACCGGTCGGGTGACCCTGCAAGTGGATAAAAGTGTCGACAATCTGCCGACCGACTCCACAGCATCTATCCTGACAGCGGGTCTGCTGGGCGAGAAATACATCGGTATCAGCGTGGGCGGCGAAGACACCCGCCTGAAGGATGGTGGAACCATCCACGACACGCAGTCGTCTCTGGTACTGGAAGACCTGATCGGTAAATTCCTGCTCAATACCGTTAGCAAAGACGCCAAATGA